In the genome of Streptomyces sp. NBC_00190, one region contains:
- a CDS encoding AMP-binding protein, giving the protein MELKPSAHADTFARDHLPPADTWPELLFELPELAYPDRLNCAAELLDATIARFGAGGADRPALRSGAGEVWTYGGLRERVDRLAHVLTVDLGVVPGNRVLLRGPTGPWLAACWLAVVKAGAVAVTVLPQQRAQELATVCAMARVGHALCHADVLDDLVKAEVPGLRITAYGGEAPDDLLRLAERHAGRPFPAAPTSCDDVALIAFTSGTTGRPKGCMHFHRDLLAVADTFSRRVLRPRPDDVFAGSPPLGFTFGLGGLVVFPLRAGASALLLEEAGPRHLLPALAEHRVTVLFTAPTAYRAMLDALGPYDVGTHDLSALRRCVSAGENLPAATWQAWYERTGLRIINGIGATELLHIFISAADEDIRPGTTGRVVPGWQARVVDPYGRPVADDEPGLLAVRGPVGCRYLADPRQGEYVQGGWNLTGDTYVRDPEGYFRYVARADDMIISAGYNIAGPEVEEALLRHPDVLEAAVVGRPDERRGQVVVAYTVTRDGAVLTEEDLRTFMRSELAPHKCPRSFVFLPALPRTATGKLQRFRLREPGQVLE; this is encoded by the coding sequence TTGGAGCTCAAGCCTTCCGCTCACGCCGACACCTTCGCCCGCGACCATCTGCCGCCCGCCGACACCTGGCCGGAACTCCTCTTCGAGCTGCCCGAACTGGCCTACCCGGACCGCCTGAACTGCGCGGCCGAACTGCTCGACGCCACCATCGCCCGGTTCGGGGCGGGCGGCGCCGACCGCCCCGCCCTGCGCAGCGGCGCGGGCGAGGTGTGGACGTACGGCGGCCTGCGCGAGCGCGTGGACCGCCTCGCCCACGTGCTCACTGTCGATCTCGGCGTCGTCCCCGGCAACCGGGTGCTGCTGCGCGGGCCCACCGGCCCCTGGCTCGCCGCCTGCTGGCTCGCGGTGGTCAAGGCGGGCGCGGTGGCGGTGACCGTACTGCCCCAGCAGCGCGCCCAGGAGCTGGCCACGGTCTGCGCGATGGCGCGGGTGGGCCACGCCCTGTGCCACGCGGACGTGCTGGACGACCTGGTCAAGGCGGAGGTGCCGGGGCTGCGGATCACCGCGTACGGCGGCGAGGCCCCGGACGATCTGCTGCGCCTCGCCGAGCGGCACGCGGGCAGACCGTTCCCCGCCGCCCCGACCTCCTGCGACGACGTCGCCCTGATCGCCTTCACCTCCGGGACCACCGGACGGCCGAAGGGCTGCATGCACTTCCACCGCGACCTGCTCGCCGTCGCGGACACCTTCTCCCGCCGCGTTCTGCGCCCCCGCCCCGACGACGTCTTCGCGGGCAGCCCGCCGCTCGGGTTCACCTTCGGCCTCGGCGGGCTGGTCGTCTTCCCGCTGCGGGCCGGGGCGTCCGCGCTGCTGCTGGAGGAGGCCGGGCCGCGCCACCTGCTGCCCGCGCTCGCCGAGCACCGGGTGACGGTGCTGTTCACGGCGCCCACCGCGTACCGGGCGATGCTGGACGCGCTCGGCCCGTACGACGTGGGCACCCACGATCTCTCCGCGCTGCGCCGCTGCGTCTCCGCCGGGGAGAACCTGCCCGCCGCCACCTGGCAGGCCTGGTACGAGCGCACCGGCCTGCGCATCATCAACGGCATCGGGGCGACCGAACTGCTGCACATCTTCATCTCCGCCGCCGACGAGGACATCCGGCCGGGTACGACCGGCCGGGTGGTCCCGGGCTGGCAGGCACGCGTGGTGGACCCCTACGGCCGGCCGGTCGCGGACGACGAGCCGGGGCTGCTGGCGGTACGGGGCCCGGTGGGCTGCCGCTACCTGGCCGATCCCCGGCAGGGGGAGTACGTACAAGGCGGCTGGAACCTGACGGGCGACACCTACGTCCGCGACCCGGAGGGGTACTTCCGCTACGTCGCCCGCGCCGACGACATGATCATCTCGGCGGGCTACAACATCGCGGGCCCGGAGGTGGAAGAGGCCCTGCTGCGTCACCCCGACGTGCTGGAGGCGGCGGTGGTGGGCCGACCGGACGAGCGACGCGGGCAGGTCGTGGTGGCGTACACCGTCACGCGTGACGGTGCGGTGCTCACGGAGGAGGACCTGCGCACCTTCATGCGGTCCGAGCTGGCCCCCCACAAGTGCCCGCGCTCCTTCGTCTTCCTCCCCGCCCTCCCCCGCACGGCGACGGGCAAACTGCAACGCTTCCGCCTGCGGGAACCGGGACAGGTCCTAGAGTGA
- a CDS encoding acyl-CoA dehydrogenase family protein, whose product MTGFALGVDQEEWCAHLRALSADRLRPLAEKGEPGRINRPLLAELGELGLLERVFTSGALELCLLRESLAYGCTEAETALALQGLGAYPVLRAGSEAQRARWLPGVRAGRAVAAFALSEPGAGSDAAALALEAAPDPGGAAGGRSRGGWRLSGEKCWISNAPEADFYTVFARTGEGPGAKGVSAFLVPADRPGLTGEALDMLSPHPIGSLTFDGVPVGPEDLLGEPGRGFRVAMDTLNLFRPSVGAFAVGMARAALDATLAYTAGRTAFGGVLGDLQAVAHRVAEMATRTEAARLLVYAAAGAYDSGSPDVPRRAAMAKLLATETAQYVVDHAVQLHGAVALRRGHLLEHLYREVRAPRIYEGASEVQRTIIAKEMYRAVAPR is encoded by the coding sequence ATGACCGGATTCGCGCTCGGGGTGGACCAGGAGGAATGGTGCGCGCACTTGCGCGCGCTGTCGGCCGACCGGCTGCGGCCGCTGGCCGAGAAGGGCGAGCCGGGGCGGATCAATCGGCCGCTGCTGGCGGAGCTTGGTGAACTGGGTCTGCTGGAACGGGTGTTCACCTCCGGCGCGCTGGAACTGTGCCTGCTGCGGGAATCCCTCGCGTACGGCTGCACGGAGGCCGAGACGGCGCTCGCGCTCCAAGGACTGGGGGCGTACCCGGTCCTGCGGGCGGGGAGTGAGGCGCAGCGCGCGCGCTGGCTGCCCGGGGTGCGCGCCGGGCGGGCGGTGGCCGCCTTCGCGCTGAGCGAGCCGGGGGCGGGCTCGGACGCGGCGGCACTGGCACTGGAGGCGGCCCCCGATCCCGGGGGCGCGGCCGGGGGCCGGAGCCGGGGCGGCTGGCGGCTCAGCGGGGAGAAGTGCTGGATCTCCAACGCCCCGGAGGCGGATTTCTACACGGTGTTCGCCCGGACGGGCGAAGGGCCGGGCGCCAAGGGGGTGTCGGCCTTCCTGGTCCCGGCGGACCGGCCCGGGCTCACCGGCGAGGCGCTCGACATGCTGTCCCCGCACCCGATCGGCTCCCTGACCTTCGACGGCGTCCCCGTCGGCCCCGAGGACCTGCTCGGCGAGCCCGGGCGCGGATTCCGGGTCGCGATGGACACGCTGAACCTCTTCCGGCCGAGCGTCGGGGCGTTCGCGGTCGGCATGGCCCGGGCCGCGCTCGACGCGACGCTCGCGTACACGGCGGGCCGGACCGCCTTCGGCGGCGTGCTCGGCGACCTGCAGGCGGTGGCCCACCGGGTGGCGGAGATGGCCACGCGCACCGAGGCCGCACGGCTCCTCGTCTACGCGGCGGCGGGGGCGTACGACAGCGGCTCGCCGGACGTCCCGCGGCGCGCGGCCATGGCGAAGCTCCTCGCCACGGAGACGGCCCAGTACGTCGTGGACCACGCGGTCCAGCTCCACGGAGCCGTCGCCTTGCGACGGGGCCACCTGCTCGAACACCTCTACCGGGAGGTGCGGGCCCCGAGGATCTACGAGGGCGCGAGCGAGGTCCAGCGCACCATCATCGCGAAGGAGATGTACCGGGCGGTGGCGCCGCGATGA
- a CDS encoding RidA family protein, protein MSLERINPAELSPPTGFSHAVAATGSRLVFLAGQTALDPAGKVVGETLPEQFERALANLLTALAESGGAPADLARVTVYAVDVPAYRDCAAELGRIWRRLAGRDYPAMAVIGVVRLWDEQAMVELDGVAVLP, encoded by the coding sequence ATGAGCCTGGAGCGGATCAACCCGGCCGAGCTGTCGCCGCCGACGGGCTTCTCGCACGCGGTGGCGGCGACCGGCTCCCGGCTGGTGTTCCTGGCGGGCCAGACCGCGCTGGACCCAGCGGGCAAGGTGGTGGGCGAGACCCTGCCCGAGCAGTTCGAACGGGCCCTGGCCAACCTGCTGACCGCCCTCGCGGAGTCCGGCGGCGCGCCGGCCGACCTGGCGCGCGTGACCGTCTACGCGGTGGACGTGCCGGCGTACCGGGACTGCGCCGCCGAACTCGGGCGGATCTGGCGGCGGCTGGCGGGCCGCGACTATCCGGCGATGGCCGTCATCGGCGTGGTCCGCCTCTGGGACGAACAGGCGATGGTCGAACTCGACGGCGTCGCGGTCCTGCCGTAG
- a CDS encoding tautomerase family protein, whose protein sequence is MPYVNVKITREGATPAQKAEIIAGVTDLLVRVLDKDPATTFVLIDEVALEDWGVGGVRTDEYRRRTRG, encoded by the coding sequence GTGCCGTACGTCAACGTCAAGATCACCCGTGAGGGTGCCACCCCGGCCCAGAAGGCCGAGATCATCGCCGGGGTCACCGACCTGCTGGTCCGGGTCCTCGACAAGGACCCGGCCACCACGTTCGTCCTCATCGACGAAGTCGCCCTGGAGGACTGGGGCGTGGGCGGCGTCCGCACGGACGAGTACCGCCGCCGCACGCGCGGATAG
- a CDS encoding SDR family NAD(P)-dependent oxidoreductase: MNTSTALITGSSSGIGLDIARAFLASGANVVLNGRDPERLAKAAAGLGRPERTAWVAGAIADPRTGESLVRTAIDHFGRIDVLVNNAGTFASKPFTEVTEEELDGFLTGNLKGTYLTTQAVVRALRAQGEGGSIVNIGTVLVDHGLAGFPASAPVVSKAGVHGLTTSLSAELAADGIRVNLVAPGIVRTPLHADSDVDSFGGLALLDRVGEVSEISEAVLYLAGAAFVTGHALRVDGGHVTGRA, translated from the coding sequence ATGAACACCAGCACCGCATTGATCACCGGCTCCTCCAGCGGCATCGGCCTCGACATCGCCCGCGCCTTCCTGGCGAGCGGCGCCAACGTCGTCCTGAACGGCCGGGACCCCGAGCGCCTCGCCAAGGCGGCGGCCGGCCTCGGCCGTCCGGAGCGGACCGCCTGGGTCGCGGGCGCCATCGCCGATCCCCGGACCGGCGAGTCACTCGTCCGCACCGCGATCGACCACTTCGGCCGGATCGACGTCCTGGTCAACAACGCCGGCACCTTCGCCTCCAAGCCCTTCACCGAGGTCACCGAGGAAGAGCTCGACGGCTTCCTGACCGGCAACCTCAAGGGCACCTACCTCACCACCCAGGCCGTGGTGCGGGCGCTGCGCGCCCAGGGCGAGGGCGGCAGCATCGTCAACATCGGCACCGTCCTCGTGGACCACGGGCTGGCCGGCTTCCCGGCCTCCGCTCCGGTGGTCAGCAAGGCCGGTGTGCACGGGCTGACCACGAGCCTGTCCGCCGAGCTCGCGGCCGACGGCATCCGCGTCAACCTCGTCGCGCCCGGCATCGTCCGTACGCCGCTGCACGCGGACTCCGACGTGGACTCCTTCGGCGGTCTCGCCCTGCTGGACCGGGTCGGCGAGGTCTCCGAGATCTCCGAGGCGGTGCTCTACCTCGCGGGCGCCGCGTTCGTCACCGGCCACGCCCTGCGCGTGGACGGCGGCCACGTCACCGGCCGCGCCTGA